In Polynucleobacter ibericus, a genomic segment contains:
- a CDS encoding ABC transporter permease gives MSRWQRFKNSRMGYASLWIFMILFGLSMCAEFIANDKPLVVRYEGRFYFPIVKSQPETVFGGDFATPTDFLDPDIRQNITSNGNWAIYPPIHYSYETLNYFSKVPNPAPPSLENWLGTDDRGRDVLARLIYGFRLSILFGLALTFVGVTVGIITGSLMGFFGGKFDLVSQRLIEIWSAMPELYLLIIFASIFNPSVSLLIILLAAFGWMGLSDYVRAEFFRNRALEYVRAARALGLTNVQIMWRHILPNSLTPVITFLPFRMSAAILSLTSLDFLGLGVPPGTPSLGELLSQGKSNLDAWWISLSTFVVLVATLLLLTFMGEALRNAFDSRKAGLMSGGRS, from the coding sequence ATGAGTCGTTGGCAGCGCTTTAAGAATAGCCGGATGGGATATGCAAGCCTATGGATTTTCATGATCCTGTTTGGTTTATCCATGTGCGCAGAGTTCATTGCAAATGATAAACCTTTGGTAGTTCGTTATGAGGGGCGTTTTTATTTCCCGATTGTGAAGAGTCAACCTGAAACTGTTTTTGGCGGCGACTTTGCTACACCTACAGATTTCTTGGATCCTGATATTCGTCAGAACATCACTAGCAATGGCAATTGGGCAATCTACCCACCGATTCACTATAGCTATGAGACGCTGAACTACTTCTCTAAAGTTCCTAATCCAGCGCCACCTTCCTTGGAGAACTGGTTAGGTACTGATGATCGTGGTCGTGATGTGCTTGCCCGTCTGATTTATGGCTTTCGCTTGTCTATTCTCTTTGGTCTAGCACTTACCTTTGTTGGGGTGACTGTGGGCATCATCACGGGATCTCTGATGGGATTCTTTGGCGGTAAGTTTGACTTGGTCTCGCAACGACTGATTGAAATATGGTCTGCTATGCCCGAGCTGTACTTGTTAATTATTTTTGCTTCTATCTTTAATCCCAGCGTTTCATTGCTGATTATTTTGTTGGCCGCTTTCGGTTGGATGGGTTTATCGGATTATGTCCGCGCAGAATTTTTCCGCAACCGTGCCTTGGAGTATGTTCGTGCAGCACGCGCATTGGGTTTGACCAATGTGCAAATCATGTGGCGTCACATTCTGCCCAATAGCTTGACACCAGTAATTACTTTTTTGCCATTTCGCATGAGCGCTGCCATCTTGTCTCTAACAAGCCTGGACTTTTTGGGATTAGGCGTTCCTCCAGGAACACCAAGCCTGGGTGAATTACTCTCCCAAGGCAAAAGTAATTTAGATGCTTGGTGGATTTCTTTATCTACCTTTGTAGTCTTGGTTGCCACTTTGCTGTTATTGACTTTTATGGGTGAGGCCTTGCGCAATGCCTTTGATTCTCGTAAAGCTGGCTTGATGAGTGGAGGCCGCTCATGA